In Candidatus Krumholzibacteriia bacterium, one DNA window encodes the following:
- the dapB gene encoding 4-hydroxy-tetrahydrodipicolinate reductase, whose translation MKAALLVNGAAGRMGRLVAAHLRRAGFADVAGCDTAAQGSLALEDGPLPLVESLVAGLEPRGVVVDFSHPGATPALVEAARACGARLVVGTTGQSEAEMELLREAATSVPVVLARNFSLGVQRIAQALAKFRIMTREGFDVELIEAHHAGKRDAPSGTAFYLLESLLGQEPPAGIVHGRFGPEARRGHGEVGVHSVRAGGLPGEHTLLLASADEVVEIRHRALSRAAFVSGVPPAVRFVQHHPPGLYSLLDVMGDAP comes from the coding sequence GTGAAAGCGGCGCTGCTGGTGAACGGCGCCGCCGGGCGCATGGGGCGATTGGTGGCGGCCCACCTACGCCGCGCCGGTTTCGCTGACGTGGCGGGCTGCGATACCGCGGCCCAGGGGAGTCTCGCCCTCGAGGACGGGCCACTGCCTCTGGTGGAGAGCCTGGTGGCGGGGCTCGAGCCCCGGGGCGTCGTCGTCGACTTCTCCCACCCGGGAGCGACACCGGCCCTCGTCGAGGCGGCGCGCGCCTGCGGCGCTCGTCTCGTGGTGGGAACCACGGGGCAGTCCGAGGCCGAAATGGAACTGCTCCGGGAGGCGGCGACGAGCGTCCCCGTGGTGCTCGCCCGCAACTTCAGCCTGGGCGTGCAGCGTATCGCCCAAGCACTTGCGAAATTTCGCATTATGACTCGAGAGGGATTCGATGTAGAATTGATCGAAGCGCACCACGCGGGGAAGCGCGATGCCCCCAGTGGGACGGCGTTCTACCTCCTCGAGTCTCTCCTGGGGCAAGAGCCCCCGGCGGGCATCGTTCATGGGAGGTTCGGCCCCGAAGCGCGGCGCGGGCATGGCGAGGTAGGAGTACACAGCGTGCGTGCCGGAGGCCTTCCCGGCGAGCATACGTTGCTCCTCGCCAGTGCCGACGAGGTCGTGGAGATCCGCCACCGGGCTCTGTCGAGGGCGGCCTTCGTGAGCGGAGTTCCCCCGGCGGTGCGTTTCGTGCAACACCATCCCCCCGGCCTGTACTCGCTGCTGGACGTGATGGGAGATGCGCCTTAG
- a CDS encoding capsule assembly Wzi family protein, whose translation MAGFPRPTRGCLGAWGFAFLLLASAAGRAQEPVDLPLEHWAYEMLQRFEVRAGLGRTGLDMLPLRRGQVARLVGRLQQAAARNEWRPSRIEAQQLDMLVEEFSAELVAQGESLAVLERTAHRWRGADWEFRLFVFAGQDVRFGPTSPGAAFSQTDARLSFEPAAALVLRRDFAAFVPLSLVWRTGDGVLRQSADPRAGEAEYVFEPRDRFSFSRRVEPYARYVHGPVLVDIGREHLRWGPGRQNALLLLDETPPLDLLRLELDFGWLRFTHVAGELRPAQLEPEDPELVQKFIAAHRLVLQPHRRLLLAVSEATVYGDRGLDLAYLNPVNVLYVTQANIGDRDNALGSIDGKLLLPDLELYGEFLVDDLNLRRGLDDFGNKVGALAGFLWLQPFGADDWDLEGEWSWASQFTYTHQTPINRYEHYGLSLGSRAGPDADLWHLGLRRRLSRGWSLQVFYDLERHGEGGLAVDQEERTSDSQDYLSGTVQSSHQPGFELLYRGLRSLDAALEARWLHVTQAQHDPSAAATTDLQLRALTRVEF comes from the coding sequence ATGGCGGGTTTCCCGCGCCCCACCCGAGGCTGCCTCGGCGCTTGGGGCTTCGCTTTCCTTCTGCTCGCGTCGGCAGCGGGCCGGGCCCAGGAACCGGTGGACCTGCCGCTCGAGCACTGGGCCTACGAGATGCTGCAGCGCTTCGAGGTGCGTGCCGGCCTGGGGCGTACCGGTCTCGACATGCTGCCGCTCCGCCGCGGGCAGGTGGCGCGTCTCGTCGGCAGGCTGCAGCAGGCGGCGGCACGCAACGAGTGGCGCCCGAGCCGGATCGAAGCGCAACAGCTCGACATGCTGGTCGAGGAGTTCTCCGCCGAGCTCGTGGCCCAAGGCGAAAGCCTGGCGGTGCTGGAGCGGACGGCGCATCGCTGGCGCGGCGCCGACTGGGAGTTCCGGCTCTTCGTCTTCGCCGGTCAGGATGTGCGCTTCGGCCCCACGTCGCCGGGGGCCGCCTTCTCCCAGACCGATGCGCGCCTGAGCTTCGAGCCCGCGGCGGCCCTGGTGCTCCGGCGCGATTTCGCCGCCTTCGTCCCCCTCTCCCTCGTCTGGCGTACCGGCGACGGTGTCTTGCGCCAGAGCGCCGACCCGCGGGCAGGTGAAGCCGAATATGTTTTCGAGCCGCGCGACCGCTTCAGCTTTTCCCGCCGGGTGGAACCCTACGCCCGTTACGTCCATGGTCCGGTGCTGGTGGACATCGGCCGCGAGCACCTGCGCTGGGGGCCGGGGCGGCAGAATGCCCTGCTCCTCCTCGACGAGACGCCGCCCCTCGATCTGCTGCGGCTCGAGCTCGACTTCGGCTGGCTGCGCTTCACGCACGTGGCGGGCGAACTGCGCCCGGCCCAGCTCGAGCCCGAGGACCCCGAGCTGGTGCAGAAGTTCATCGCCGCGCACCGGCTCGTGCTGCAGCCGCACCGGCGGCTCTTGCTCGCCGTCTCGGAGGCCACGGTGTATGGCGACCGCGGTCTCGACCTCGCCTATCTGAACCCGGTGAACGTCCTCTACGTCACCCAGGCCAACATCGGCGATCGGGACAACGCCCTCGGCAGCATCGACGGCAAGCTCCTCCTCCCGGATCTCGAGCTCTACGGCGAGTTCCTCGTCGACGACCTCAACCTGCGGCGCGGCCTCGACGATTTTGGCAACAAGGTGGGCGCGCTGGCGGGGTTCCTCTGGTTGCAGCCGTTCGGTGCCGACGACTGGGACCTGGAGGGTGAATGGAGCTGGGCGAGCCAGTTCACCTACACGCACCAGACACCGATCAACCGCTACGAGCACTACGGACTCAGCCTCGGCAGCCGCGCTGGGCCGGACGCGGATCTGTGGCACCTGGGGCTGCGCCGGCGCTTGAGCCGCGGCTGGTCCCTCCAGGTCTTCTACGACCTGGAGCGCCACGGGGAGGGTGGTCTGGCGGTGGATCAAGAGGAACGCACGAGCGATTCCCAGGATTATCTCTCGGGCACGGTGCAGAGCTCGCACCAACCGGGGTTCGAGCTCCTCTACCGGGGACTGCGCAGTCTCGATGCAGCGCTCGAAGCCCGCTGGCTGCACGTCACGCAGGCACAGCACGATCCGTCGGCGGCGGCGACGACGGACCTGCAGCTGCGGGCCTTGACGCGGGTGGAGTTCTGA
- a CDS encoding proline--tRNA ligase produces MRWSKAFLPTFRELPAEAEIISHQLMLRAGMMRKLAAGVFSYLPLGWRSIAKVTTIVREEMDRTGAQEVVMPVLQPAELWQESGRWQAFGRELMRLHDRHDRDFALGPTHEEVITTLARQTLRSYRQLPQNLYQIQVKFRDEIRPRFGVMRAREFTMKDAYSFHTDDESLARTYTDMRDAYSRILERCGLEFRIVEADTGVIGGAESHEFMVLAASGESEILSCDRCGYAANAERAEARLATSPRAAAEEGPVEVATPGKKTVADVAAFLGVQPEALAKTLLFKIADRDVAVLVPGERDLNEAKLARLAGTGLFRLLEDAEVVQLTGAAVGFAGPVGLPGTPIWADVTLQGEKHFITGANRTDTHLRGVRPGRDFAVERWGDLVLARAGDGCPRCLGTLQSSRGIEVGHVFKLGTKYSEKMAATFLDGNGKERPYVMGCYGFGVTRTVAAAIEQHHDAEGIVWPRALAPFAVLILPVQSSHAASQELAAALHDELSADGIDVLLDDRDLSPGAKFKDADLIGIPTRVTLGERGLREDKLEIRDRRSGTVRTVPQAELARAVRATVREAT; encoded by the coding sequence ATGCGCTGGTCCAAAGCCTTTCTACCCACCTTTCGCGAGCTGCCCGCCGAGGCAGAGATCATCAGCCATCAGCTGATGCTGCGCGCCGGCATGATGCGCAAGCTGGCCGCCGGCGTCTTCTCCTACCTGCCGCTCGGCTGGCGGAGCATCGCCAAGGTGACCACCATCGTGCGCGAGGAGATGGACCGCACCGGCGCGCAGGAGGTGGTGATGCCGGTGCTGCAGCCGGCGGAGCTGTGGCAGGAAAGCGGGCGCTGGCAAGCCTTCGGCCGCGAGCTCATGCGCCTCCACGACCGCCACGACCGGGACTTCGCCCTCGGCCCCACGCACGAAGAAGTCATCACCACGCTGGCGCGGCAGACGCTGCGCAGCTACCGCCAGCTGCCCCAGAACCTGTACCAGATCCAGGTGAAATTCCGCGACGAGATCCGGCCGCGGTTCGGCGTCATGCGCGCCCGGGAATTCACCATGAAGGACGCCTACAGCTTCCACACCGACGACGAGTCCCTGGCCCGCACCTATACCGACATGCGCGACGCCTACTCCCGCATCCTGGAGCGCTGCGGCCTGGAGTTCCGCATCGTCGAGGCCGACACCGGGGTCATCGGCGGCGCCGAGAGCCACGAGTTCATGGTGCTCGCCGCGAGCGGCGAATCCGAGATCCTCTCCTGCGATCGCTGCGGCTACGCCGCCAACGCCGAGCGCGCCGAGGCGCGCCTCGCCACCTCGCCTCGAGCCGCAGCGGAGGAGGGCCCTGTCGAGGTGGCGACACCGGGAAAGAAGACGGTCGCCGACGTTGCCGCCTTTCTCGGCGTCCAGCCCGAAGCGCTGGCGAAAACGCTGCTGTTCAAGATCGCCGATCGCGACGTGGCGGTGCTCGTGCCCGGGGAACGGGACCTCAACGAGGCCAAGCTGGCGCGGCTCGCGGGCACCGGTCTCTTCCGCCTGCTGGAGGATGCCGAGGTGGTGCAGCTGACCGGTGCGGCGGTGGGATTCGCCGGCCCCGTAGGGCTCCCGGGGACGCCGATCTGGGCCGACGTCACCCTGCAAGGAGAGAAGCACTTCATCACCGGCGCCAACCGCACTGACACGCACCTGCGGGGCGTGCGTCCGGGGCGCGATTTCGCCGTCGAACGTTGGGGAGACCTCGTTCTCGCCCGCGCCGGCGACGGCTGCCCGCGCTGCCTGGGCACGCTGCAATCTTCCCGGGGCATCGAGGTGGGTCACGTCTTCAAGCTCGGCACCAAGTACAGCGAGAAAATGGCGGCCACCTTCCTCGATGGGAACGGGAAGGAGCGCCCTTACGTCATGGGCTGCTACGGCTTCGGCGTCACCCGCACCGTCGCCGCCGCCATCGAACAGCACCACGATGCGGAGGGCATCGTCTGGCCGCGAGCCCTCGCTCCCTTCGCGGTCCTCATCCTGCCGGTGCAAAGCTCCCATGCTGCCTCGCAGGAGCTCGCCGCCGCCTTGCACGACGAGCTCAGCGCCGACGGCATCGACGTGCTCCTGGACGACCGGGATCTCTCCCCAGGAGCGAAGTTCAAGGACGCCGATCTCATCGGCATCCCCACCCGCGTGACCTTGGGAGAGCGGGGATTGCGGGAGGACAAGCTGGAGATCCGCGACCGGCGAAGCGGCACCGTGCGCACGGTGCCGCAGGCCGAGCTGGCCCGGGCGGTGCGTGCGACGGTACGGGAAGCGACTTAA
- a CDS encoding amidohydrolase family protein, translated as MRPRSHRARRPAAAATAALLLAGGFAAAPTATAAEFAVHAAKLVDVRAGNVRGPVWVRVRGDSIVGVENRAPAGIPVLDLGGATLLPGLIDCHTHLGMRVGLPPLEQLRTSAARAAVSGVENCRHTLLAGFTTCRDVGGTELVDVALRDAIADGEILGPRLQVATWALSMTGGHGDDRNLLDYHWCNELAAGVADGPDEVRKKVRFDIQQGADLIKILATGGVLSARDDPRHTTYTMEELRAACDEAKRLGRFVAAHCHGKEGMMWASQAGARSIEHGTFMDEEAASLLKKNGTWYVPTLYVLEPILAPGNPLHIRAESLEKAKGMREHMHQAFRNAVDKDVRIAFGSDAGVFAHGTQAQELALYVEEGMSALQAIRTATTSAAELMGWADRVGSVEPGRYADLIAVSGDPTEDITELQRVRWVMQGGVVVKNELGP; from the coding sequence GTGCGCCCGCGTTCGCATCGGGCCCGACGACCTGCCGCCGCTGCCACTGCAGCCCTTCTCCTCGCGGGAGGATTCGCAGCGGCACCGACCGCCACGGCGGCAGAGTTCGCCGTGCATGCCGCCAAGCTGGTGGACGTACGCGCCGGCAACGTCCGGGGGCCGGTCTGGGTGCGCGTGCGCGGCGACAGCATCGTCGGGGTGGAAAACCGCGCCCCCGCCGGCATTCCGGTGCTCGACCTCGGCGGCGCCACCTTGCTCCCCGGTCTCATCGACTGCCACACCCACCTCGGCATGCGCGTGGGCCTGCCGCCCCTCGAGCAGCTGCGCACCTCGGCGGCGCGGGCGGCGGTGTCCGGGGTGGAAAACTGCCGCCACACACTCCTCGCCGGTTTCACCACCTGCCGCGATGTCGGCGGCACCGAGCTGGTGGACGTGGCGCTGCGCGACGCCATCGCCGATGGGGAGATCCTCGGGCCGCGGTTGCAGGTGGCCACCTGGGCGCTCTCCATGACCGGTGGCCACGGCGACGATCGCAACCTGCTCGATTACCACTGGTGCAACGAGCTCGCTGCCGGCGTCGCCGACGGCCCCGACGAGGTGCGGAAGAAGGTGCGCTTCGACATCCAACAGGGCGCCGACCTCATCAAGATCCTGGCCACCGGCGGCGTGCTCTCCGCCCGCGACGACCCGCGCCACACGACCTACACGATGGAGGAGCTTCGCGCCGCGTGCGACGAGGCCAAGCGCCTCGGCCGCTTCGTCGCCGCCCACTGCCACGGCAAGGAAGGCATGATGTGGGCGAGCCAGGCCGGCGCCCGTTCCATCGAGCACGGCACCTTCATGGATGAAGAAGCCGCTTCGCTGCTGAAAAAGAACGGCACCTGGTACGTGCCCACGCTCTACGTTCTCGAGCCGATCCTCGCCCCGGGGAATCCGCTGCACATCCGCGCCGAGAGCCTGGAGAAAGCCAAGGGGATGCGGGAGCACATGCACCAGGCCTTCCGCAACGCGGTCGACAAGGATGTCCGCATTGCTTTCGGCAGCGACGCCGGCGTCTTCGCCCACGGCACCCAGGCCCAGGAGCTGGCGCTCTACGTGGAAGAAGGCATGTCGGCGCTGCAAGCCATCCGCACCGCCACCACCTCGGCGGCGGAGCTCATGGGCTGGGCGGATCGCGTCGGCAGCGTGGAGCCAGGACGTTACGCCGACCTCATCGCCGTGAGCGGCGACCCGACGGAGGACATCACCGAGCTGCAGCGGGTGCGCTGGGTCATGCAGGGCGGCGTGGTGGTGAAGAACGAGCTCGGACCGTGA
- a CDS encoding MmcQ/YjbR family DNA-binding protein: MTAHEFRRLALGLPEASEAGHMGHPDFRVRGKIFATLGPQETWGMVKLTAEQQAAPLAPKRLVHSQEGD, encoded by the coding sequence GTGACCGCTCACGAATTCCGCCGTCTCGCACTCGGTCTTCCCGAAGCGTCGGAGGCCGGGCACATGGGGCACCCCGACTTCCGGGTACGGGGCAAGATTTTCGCCACCCTCGGGCCGCAAGAAACCTGGGGAATGGTCAAGCTGACCGCAGAGCAGCAAGCGGCGCCGTTGGCTCCCAAACGGCTCGTGCATAGCCAAGAGGGGGATTGA
- a CDS encoding Ig-like domain-containing protein, which translates to MSVRRVSGLAFLALLGLHACAHIRPLEGGPADETPPMLLAAQPADSSVGLGPTPVLHLRFSETLMSGGVSSAVRTYPSTPRPEVRAKGAEVELRWREPLPPDTTVAVVFGEPIQDVRGRDNPLPREIWFVFATGDSLHGGAVRGRVLVKGKPEPQAAVRCDLIAATLATEGAAPGADTTGTAVDSTGKTRGAQSSAAPPKPHPAAKRRMRPSVAATDAEGLFTMLGLPAGRPFQLTAFVDRNGNLDLDEGELAAAYPETLLLHDGEVRRGLEWNLVDPHEPGQVRGVVFNRTSVQGRVAIALEPLDVDSLGAGADSSTASADTSAVRADSLAGAASPGGATAATTPDSTAARLGALPLSPQGVWAQAYTAFGNLRGRGRLQVVYASPRGDYSIRVAPGRHRWAAFVDASGDSLPGPYVVADSTERDWEPLWVGGVLEVAPAAEVRPRAIDIEAPR; encoded by the coding sequence ATGAGCGTCCGGCGCGTCTCCGGTCTCGCGTTTCTCGCCCTCCTCGGGCTGCACGCCTGCGCTCACATCCGCCCGCTGGAAGGCGGGCCCGCCGACGAGACACCTCCGATGTTGCTGGCCGCTCAGCCCGCCGACTCGAGCGTGGGCCTCGGCCCCACGCCGGTGCTGCACTTGCGCTTCTCCGAGACTCTGATGAGCGGTGGTGTCTCGAGCGCCGTCCGCACCTATCCATCGACGCCGCGCCCCGAAGTGCGCGCCAAGGGCGCCGAGGTGGAGCTGCGCTGGAGGGAACCGCTACCGCCGGATACGACGGTCGCCGTCGTCTTCGGTGAACCCATCCAGGATGTGCGTGGACGGGACAACCCGCTGCCCCGGGAAATCTGGTTCGTTTTCGCCACCGGAGACAGCTTGCACGGCGGCGCCGTCCGCGGGCGCGTGCTCGTGAAGGGCAAGCCGGAACCCCAGGCCGCGGTGCGTTGCGATCTCATCGCCGCGACCTTGGCCACCGAAGGCGCGGCCCCAGGTGCCGACACCACGGGAACCGCGGTCGACTCGACCGGGAAGACCCGAGGCGCACAGTCGTCTGCCGCCCCACCGAAGCCACATCCTGCCGCGAAGCGTCGGATGCGCCCCAGCGTCGCCGCCACCGATGCCGAGGGTCTCTTCACCATGCTCGGCCTCCCGGCGGGGCGACCCTTCCAGCTCACCGCCTTCGTCGACCGGAACGGCAACCTCGACCTCGACGAAGGCGAGCTGGCCGCCGCCTACCCGGAAACGCTGCTCCTCCATGACGGCGAAGTGCGCCGGGGGCTCGAATGGAACCTGGTCGATCCGCACGAGCCCGGTCAGGTGCGCGGCGTCGTCTTCAACCGCACCAGTGTCCAGGGCCGGGTCGCCATCGCTCTCGAACCCTTGGACGTCGACAGCCTCGGCGCCGGAGCGGACAGCAGCACGGCGAGCGCGGACACCAGCGCGGTGCGGGCGGACAGCCTCGCTGGCGCGGCCTCTCCGGGGGGAGCCACCGCGGCGACGACCCCGGACAGCACGGCCGCTCGGCTCGGCGCGCTTCCCCTTAGCCCCCAGGGGGTCTGGGCCCAGGCCTACACAGCCTTCGGAAACCTGCGCGGGAGAGGGCGCTTGCAAGTCGTGTACGCCTCGCCGCGCGGGGACTACAGTATCCGCGTCGCGCCGGGGCGGCATCGATGGGCGGCCTTCGTCGACGCTTCCGGCGATTCTTTGCCCGGGCCCTATGTGGTCGCCGACAGCACCGAGCGCGACTGGGAGCCGCTCTGGGTGGGTGGCGTCCTCGAGGTCGCTCCGGCTGCGGAAGTCCGGCCGCGGGCGATCGACATCGAGGCGCCGCGTTGA
- the rpsT gene encoding 30S ribosomal protein S20: MPHHKQFEKTLRRDAKRRLANRSKRARLRHALHEFREMPSAAAAKTAFPALEAIIDKSAKTHLIHPRTASRLKSRLAAHLQRLPGS, encoded by the coding sequence TTGCCCCATCATAAGCAGTTCGAGAAAACGCTGCGCCGGGACGCCAAGCGCCGCCTGGCGAATCGGTCCAAGCGGGCGCGCCTGCGGCACGCCCTGCACGAGTTCCGGGAGATGCCGAGTGCGGCCGCGGCCAAGACCGCCTTCCCGGCGCTCGAAGCCATCATCGACAAGAGCGCCAAGACCCATCTGATCCATCCGCGCACCGCTTCCCGGCTCAAGTCGCGTCTCGCCGCTCACCTGCAGCGGCTGCCCGGGTCTTAA
- the uvrC gene encoding excinuclease ABC subunit UvrC has product MVRHVLPRGRGDRLGMIDRRRTGRNGEEAAALSHCALLLTLAGEAARRWQRASRPSGGTTIPEDPTQKPAPPDAAAPTTAAASAESTAPPTTAAASAASTALAERIRSLPEEPGVYLFKDARGKVLYVGKAKSLRDRVRSYLNPGPEAHPKTRVLMGRARDVDYVSTRTEVEALVLECNLIKEYKPRYNIRLRDDKKYPYIRVSNDPFPRVFLTRTLVHDGSEYFGPYSDVGAMRRTLGLLQRVFQCRPCTPESLEGIDRPCLYYDIKMCQAPCVGLQSREDYHRAMDDVRLFLGGRTTELVNRLRARMQAESEGLEFERAARTRDQLRSIERSTDRLRTLVGQDVDRDALAMRRDGEDAAGVVLKIRGGKLLASETFYFAAGEESDVAAFAAFFQQYYNSTRSIPEEILTSEVLEETELLVDWLAEKAGRSVRLTVPQRGEKHTLLALALKNATLKLDEWLIAHGKAGRRAPDEVVQLREVLGSRELPRRIECFDISNFQGSHPVASLVHFEAGQPVKNRYRHFRIRGIAAPNDFAMMEHVVERHFRSLVQDGLTLPELVLVDGGRGQLGAAERALAALELGQRVHLLGLAKRQEEIFRSGTAEPLVLPRSSPALKLLQRIRDEAHRFAIGYHRRLRGQELVRSALDDIPGVGTKTRIALLRRFGSVEAVSRASAEELRAVHGVGPATAERILAVLSHPALRAGTTHAQEGTAAAAEEAEAPLAPAADDSGDLQAREFDLEMEGGAGGT; this is encoded by the coding sequence ATGGTGCGACACGTCCTCCCTCGCGGTCGCGGCGACCGCCTCGGCATGATCGACCGCCGCCGGACGGGGCGCAACGGCGAAGAAGCCGCGGCGTTGTCCCACTGCGCTCTCCTCCTTACACTGGCCGGAGAGGCCGCTCGACGCTGGCAGAGGGCCTCTCGACCCAGCGGAGGCACGACGATTCCTGAGGACCCCACGCAGAAACCGGCGCCGCCGGATGCCGCGGCGCCGACTACGGCCGCGGCCTCTGCGGAGTCCACCGCGCCGCCGACCACGGCCGCGGCGTCTGCGGCGTCCACCGCGCTCGCCGAGCGCATCCGCTCCCTGCCGGAGGAGCCCGGCGTCTACCTCTTCAAGGATGCCCGCGGCAAGGTGCTCTATGTGGGCAAGGCCAAGTCGCTGCGGGATCGGGTGCGGAGTTACCTCAACCCGGGTCCGGAAGCGCATCCGAAGACCCGGGTGCTCATGGGACGGGCGCGTGACGTGGATTACGTCAGCACCCGCACCGAGGTGGAAGCCCTGGTCCTGGAATGCAACCTCATCAAGGAGTACAAGCCGCGCTACAACATCCGGCTCCGGGACGACAAGAAGTACCCCTACATCCGGGTGAGCAACGATCCCTTCCCGCGGGTGTTCTTGACCCGCACTTTGGTGCACGACGGCAGCGAATACTTCGGACCCTATTCGGATGTCGGCGCCATGCGCCGCACCCTCGGACTCTTGCAGCGTGTCTTCCAGTGCCGGCCTTGCACGCCCGAGTCGCTGGAGGGCATCGACCGCCCCTGTCTCTACTACGACATCAAGATGTGCCAGGCACCCTGCGTGGGCCTGCAAAGCCGGGAGGACTACCACCGCGCCATGGACGACGTGCGCCTGTTCCTCGGCGGGCGCACCACCGAGCTGGTGAACCGGCTGCGCGCCCGCATGCAAGCCGAGAGCGAGGGGCTCGAATTCGAACGTGCCGCACGCACGCGGGATCAGCTGCGCTCCATCGAGCGCAGCACCGACCGCTTGCGCACCCTGGTGGGGCAGGACGTGGACCGGGACGCCCTGGCCATGCGGCGTGATGGTGAAGACGCTGCCGGCGTCGTCTTGAAGATCCGCGGTGGCAAGCTCCTGGCGAGCGAGACCTTCTACTTCGCCGCCGGCGAGGAGAGCGACGTGGCGGCGTTCGCCGCTTTCTTCCAGCAGTACTACAACTCCACTCGCTCCATCCCGGAGGAGATCCTCACCAGCGAGGTCCTGGAGGAAACCGAGCTGCTGGTCGACTGGCTCGCCGAGAAGGCGGGCAGGAGCGTCCGTCTCACCGTGCCGCAACGAGGCGAGAAGCACACGCTCCTGGCGCTGGCGCTCAAGAACGCCACCCTGAAGCTGGACGAGTGGCTCATCGCCCACGGCAAGGCCGGACGGCGCGCCCCCGACGAGGTGGTGCAGCTGCGCGAGGTGCTGGGCAGCCGCGAGCTGCCGCGGCGCATCGAGTGCTTCGACATCTCCAACTTCCAGGGTTCCCATCCGGTGGCTTCGCTGGTGCACTTCGAAGCGGGGCAGCCGGTGAAGAACCGCTACCGCCACTTCCGCATCCGCGGCATCGCCGCGCCCAACGATTTCGCCATGATGGAGCACGTGGTGGAACGGCACTTCCGCTCCCTGGTGCAGGACGGCCTGACGCTCCCGGAGCTGGTGCTGGTGGACGGCGGCCGCGGCCAACTCGGGGCGGCGGAGCGAGCCCTGGCCGCGCTGGAGCTCGGGCAGCGCGTGCACCTCCTGGGCCTAGCGAAGCGGCAGGAAGAGATCTTCCGCTCCGGCACCGCCGAGCCCCTGGTGCTGCCCCGGAGCTCGCCGGCACTCAAGCTGTTGCAGCGCATCCGCGACGAAGCCCATCGCTTCGCCATCGGCTACCATCGCCGGCTCCGCGGCCAGGAACTGGTGCGCTCCGCCCTCGACGACATCCCTGGTGTGGGCACGAAGACACGGATCGCACTGCTGCGGCGCTTCGGCTCGGTGGAAGCGGTGAGCCGCGCCAGCGCCGAGGAGCTGCGCGCCGTGCACGGCGTCGGCCCAGCGACGGCGGAGCGCATCCTCGCCGTGCTTTCCCATCCGGCGCTCCGCGCCGGCACCACGCATGCTCAAGAGGGCACCGCGGCAGCGGCGGAAGAAGCGGAGGCGCCGCTGGCGCCCGCCGCCGATGACAGCGGCGACCTCCAGGCGCGGGAATTCGACCTGGAGATGGAAGGCGGGGCCGGTGGAACCTGA
- the dapA gene encoding 4-hydroxy-tetrahydrodipicolinate synthase translates to MLQGVLTALVTPFRDGAIDETALRALLRQQVEAGITGVVLCGSTGEAATLSRDERRRVNAIGIEMCAGTSTQAWIGTGTNDTRSTIELSEEAQKQGAAGAMVVAPYYNKPTQEGLYQHFAAVARATSLPLILYNVPGRTSVNVLPETVARLESLGRYAAVKEASGSLDQVSELRSRSRLTVLSGDDSLTLPMLAVGAEGVISVVSNLLPRATRKLVDAFHAGRVDEARDWHFRLWPFFKGAFIETNPAPIKMLLELAGLARAETRLPLVPATAEARTQLQALLQAATWRREVEG, encoded by the coding sequence ATGCTGCAAGGAGTCCTGACCGCTCTGGTGACGCCGTTCCGTGACGGCGCGATCGACGAAACAGCGCTGCGCGCTCTCCTGCGCCAGCAAGTGGAGGCGGGAATCACCGGCGTGGTCCTCTGCGGCTCCACCGGCGAAGCGGCCACGCTCTCCCGCGACGAGCGCCGGCGCGTGAACGCCATCGGGATCGAGATGTGTGCCGGCACCTCGACCCAGGCCTGGATCGGCACCGGCACCAACGATACGCGCTCGACCATCGAGCTCAGCGAAGAAGCCCAGAAGCAAGGCGCGGCCGGCGCCATGGTGGTGGCGCCCTACTACAACAAGCCCACCCAGGAGGGCCTCTACCAGCACTTCGCCGCGGTTGCGCGCGCCACCTCCTTGCCCTTGATTCTCTACAACGTGCCCGGGCGGACCAGCGTCAACGTGCTGCCGGAGACCGTGGCGCGCCTGGAAAGCCTGGGGCGCTACGCCGCGGTCAAGGAAGCGAGCGGCTCTCTCGACCAGGTGAGCGAGCTGCGCTCGCGCTCGCGCCTCACGGTGCTCTCCGGCGACGATTCGCTCACGCTGCCGATGTTGGCGGTGGGGGCGGAGGGAGTGATCTCGGTGGTGTCGAACCTGCTGCCCCGCGCCACCCGCAAGCTGGTGGATGCCTTCCACGCCGGCCGGGTGGACGAGGCTCGCGACTGGCACTTCAGACTCTGGCCCTTCTTCAAGGGCGCCTTCATCGAGACCAATCCGGCACCGATCAAGATGCTCCTCGAGCTCGCCGGCCTGGCGCGAGCGGAGACGCGGCTGCCTCTCGTCCCGGCGACCGCAGAAGCGCGCACCCAGCTCCAGGCTCTGTTGCAGGCCGCCACCTGGCGGCGCGAGGTGGAAGGGTGA